Proteins co-encoded in one Methanotorris formicicus Mc-S-70 genomic window:
- a CDS encoding oligosaccharide flippase family protein, with amino-acid sequence MEQKLAKHSFIMIFFTLSAAFFNYLYQLFMGRLLTPEEYGILFSLINIFYIFSVLSLTVQTIMTKYTSQLKAKNQFNKLSYFWRYALKKSFTFGVITTILFFMITPFLSNYLHLPSQIPALILFSSLLFAYASPVNSGILQGLQRFIPLGITQTLWAFLKFVLGIAFVYLGFSVSGALAPFLIANIIVFLISFYFLKDLMKIKPEPFKIPNLYKYSTLTLLALLTYTTSYSIDTILAKHYLTGFLAGIYSSVSVLGKIILFAPGGIAVVLFPKASELKEKELNHFNLFIKALVLTIILTLPTLLLFKFFPELIIKTIFGTKYLKAIPYLAKYALAMFFFAISGLIMNYLLSLGITRVAYALSLTLVIEIIGITIFHQNINQIIDIVLMTSILSIIIQIPFLKIAKRILAH; translated from the coding sequence ATGGAGCAAAAATTAGCAAAACATAGTTTCATTATGATATTCTTTACTTTATCAGCAGCATTTTTTAACTACCTTTATCAACTTTTTATGGGGAGGTTATTAACTCCAGAGGAATATGGAATCTTATTCTCTTTAATAAATATTTTTTATATTTTTAGCGTTCTATCCTTAACAGTTCAAACTATAATGACAAAATATACATCCCAACTAAAAGCAAAAAATCAATTTAATAAACTCTCCTACTTTTGGAGATATGCATTAAAAAAATCCTTCACATTTGGAGTAATAACAACAATTTTATTTTTTATGATAACTCCTTTCTTATCAAATTACCTTCATCTTCCTTCTCAAATACCAGCATTAATATTATTTTCATCCCTACTATTTGCTTACGCATCTCCCGTAAATTCAGGTATTTTACAAGGTTTACAAAGATTCATCCCATTGGGAATAACTCAAACACTATGGGCTTTCTTAAAATTTGTGTTAGGAATAGCGTTTGTATATTTGGGCTTTAGCGTTAGCGGAGCATTAGCACCGTTCTTAATTGCAAATATAATTGTTTTTCTCATTTCCTTCTACTTTCTAAAAGACCTAATGAAAATAAAACCAGAACCATTCAAAATCCCAAACCTGTACAAATACTCAACTTTAACTTTATTAGCATTATTGACCTATACCACATCCTATTCAATAGACACAATCTTAGCAAAACACTATCTAACTGGATTTTTAGCGGGAATTTATTCATCAGTCTCTGTCTTAGGAAAAATAATCTTATTTGCTCCGGGGGGAATAGCAGTAGTTCTATTCCCAAAAGCATCAGAATTAAAAGAGAAGGAATTAAATCATTTCAACTTATTTATAAAAGCACTAGTATTAACAATTATCTTAACATTACCTACATTGTTGTTATTCAAATTCTTCCCAGAATTAATCATAAAAACTATCTTTGGAACAAAATATCTAAAAGCAATCCCTTACTTAGCAAAATATGCTTTGGCGATGTTCTTCTTTGCAATTTCTGGATTGATTATGAATTATCTCCTGTCATTAGGAATTACAAGAGTCGCCTATGCATTATCCCTAACATTAGTAATCGAGATAATAGGGATTACTATCTTCCATCAAAATATAAACCAAATAATAGATATTGTCCTAATGACTTCAATATTATCTATAATCATTCAAATTCCATTTTTAAAAATTGCTAAGCGTATCTTAGCCCATTAA
- a CDS encoding STT3 domain-containing protein, with protein sequence MKFIDNISKNAKFWILILCIVILGFILRIKTLKYDLLLLADPWYHYAMIKSIVNNGYYIPFNNLSNHPFYGRSPNPSGLYWIPAILYWVVSKFYNVDLLKFVQIIPPIIGSLTVIPIYLIGKELKNRYLGITMAFVFAVSPIIVKSGLAGYYRGEVWMVFFGMFAVYYFLKYLNSLKMKFVFLSSVFTLLCSLVWNGWVYIPIIIGIIHFVYVIFKKEDVLKGFTIYIGCSLIFVGIWKVWFFYHYVSHLLVFLVLFGVYLFELVYIKYIKIKNASVYLGIFLLFGLFLILGFKMLNIDIVSKIISLILTGKIGKGPRIILTESFFSYWDLLLGFSIYIFLIVAFIVKIIRMLIKKSITFNYLLALALFVSSIVLCFNGVRYVFVGSLGFILPIGLIFSDFTENIQKRIINFKNYDISLKLRTVFSIFIFLILVSVPVVSSENQMSKITPYISEDWYKASLWMKDKDGKTIFTFWDQANWFIAISEKTVFTDTQTEFGNNPYKNAYVFCANYSTGVERLKELRANYVAVDKRTLLMWYWLQAFNKMDKDVKFNESFLCHLYYENISSKDLKLVFKSDDLKIYEVVYDKPVIYNVLCNNSKIRIYCYSPYTSKINATLKICEFNKTKVVFEKNFSFECYGDDIKLLNVSLDKGIYDVYVSDGEVTIKKVLVVR encoded by the coding sequence ATGAAATTTATTGATAATATTTCAAAAAATGCCAAATTTTGGATTTTAATTTTGTGCATTGTTATTTTAGGTTTTATTCTTAGGATAAAAACACTTAAATATGATTTATTATTACTTGCAGACCCTTGGTATCATTATGCGATGATTAAATCAATAGTCAATAACGGCTATTATATCCCATTTAACAATTTATCAAATCATCCATTTTATGGGAGATCCCCCAACCCCTCTGGTCTTTATTGGATTCCGGCAATTCTATATTGGGTAGTATCTAAATTTTACAATGTTGATTTATTAAAGTTTGTTCAGATTATCCCCCCAATTATTGGCTCTTTAACAGTGATTCCTATTTATTTAATTGGAAAGGAATTAAAAAATAGATATTTAGGAATAACCATGGCTTTTGTATTTGCAGTATCTCCGATTATCGTTAAGAGTGGTCTTGCTGGGTATTATAGAGGAGAAGTTTGGATGGTTTTCTTTGGTATGTTTGCAGTGTATTACTTTTTGAAATATTTAAATTCATTGAAAATGAAATTTGTTTTTTTATCATCCGTTTTTACATTATTGTGTTCCCTTGTATGGAATGGATGGGTTTATATACCAATAATCATTGGGATTATTCATTTTGTTTATGTTATATTTAAAAAAGAAGATGTTCTAAAGGGATTTACAATTTATATTGGATGTTCATTAATCTTTGTAGGAATTTGGAAGGTATGGTTCTTTTACCACTATGTTAGTCATTTATTAGTGTTTTTGGTATTATTTGGAGTTTATTTATTTGAGTTGGTATATATTAAATATATAAAAATTAAAAATGCAAGTGTTTATTTGGGGATTTTTCTGTTGTTTGGGCTTTTTTTGATATTGGGTTTTAAAATGTTGAATATAGATATAGTATCCAAAATAATTTCTTTAATACTCACTGGAAAGATTGGAAAAGGCCCAAGAATTATTTTAACAGAAAGTTTTTTCAGTTATTGGGACTTACTTTTAGGTTTTAGTATCTATATATTTTTGATTGTGGCATTTATTGTTAAAATTATTAGAATGCTAATAAAAAAGTCAATAACATTTAACTATCTATTGGCATTGGCACTTTTTGTTTCTTCTATTGTTTTATGTTTTAATGGAGTGAGGTATGTTTTTGTGGGCTCTTTGGGATTTATACTACCAATTGGGTTGATTTTTTCAGATTTTACAGAAAATATCCAAAAAAGAATAATAAATTTTAAAAATTATGACATTTCTTTGAAATTAAGAACTGTGTTTAGCATATTTATATTTTTGATATTGGTATCTGTTCCTGTAGTTAGTTCAGAAAACCAAATGAGTAAAATAACTCCATATATTTCAGAAGATTGGTATAAAGCAAGTTTGTGGATGAAAGATAAGGATGGAAAAACAATATTCACATTTTGGGATCAGGCAAATTGGTTTATTGCAATATCTGAAAAAACTGTCTTTACTGATACTCAAACAGAATTTGGAAACAACCCATACAAAAACGCCTATGTATTTTGTGCTAATTATTCAACTGGTGTTGAGAGGTTGAAAGAGTTAAGGGCAAATTATGTTGCAGTTGATAAGAGGACTTTGTTGATGTGGTATTGGTTACAGGCATTTAACAAAATGGATAAAGATGTTAAATTTAATGAGTCCTTCCTTTGTCATCTCTATTACGAGAATATCTCTTCCAAAGATTTAAAACTTGTATTTAAATCAGATGATTTAAAGATTTATGAGGTTGTTTATGATAAACCAGTTATATACAATGTTTTATGCAATAACTCTAAGATAAGAATATATTGCTATTCCCCATATACCTCCAAAATTAATGCAACTTTAAAGATTTGTGAGTTTAATAAAACAAAAGTTGTATTTGAAAAGAATTTTTCGTTTGAATGTTATGGAGATGATATAAAATTATTAAATGTTAGTTTGGATAAAGGAATTTATGATGTTTATGTTTCTGATGGAGAAGTGACTATCAAGAAAGTTCTTGTTGTAAGATAA
- a CDS encoding cell wall-binding repeat-containing protein produces MKPKVSILISILMILSVMPLTFADSKENVAIIVSTPADAVVAAPYAKAMGYKLIYTPSKDLSEDAKRTLEIEHINKVIIVGGPVAVSNNVENKLKLDLKIKTERVWGETRVETSAKLFERWVKEDPKIAEKVVLAEGFNEKIIPVAVGFDAPVLYYAPNKAEIAINTLKTLNVKIDKAVILGTEVPKEVKEVSKISKTVMVASDKDPAKVIKTAISFAKEINPEISKKSVAVVAFEKTNNPIINAILEFVKGNVGSIVPIPTEDDKSISNIISGVISINTNVNVFGESSTIMDKVVNVITKVSKSEGATVSVSTTTGVTPVRHVGSSGGSATTSTTPPTKTATLNSVTLDGNSITLNTSEGIKTANVSYSSGNKTIIAEKIKEKTNDTIDSLVDSMVNDNNVYPVNATLSGGNIKEGSDSWLVGLWNSITKLFIGIIHAVLGDGSVIDDTVVYNGNLAGNIMPGNYAGNLAGNIMPGNYAGNLAGNLAPLNSQ; encoded by the coding sequence TTGAAGCCTAAAGTGTCTATACTCATTTCGATTCTAATGATACTTAGTGTGATGCCATTAACTTTTGCAGATTCGAAAGAAAATGTTGCAATAATTGTTTCAACACCGGCAGATGCTGTTGTGGCAGCACCTTACGCAAAAGCGATGGGTTATAAGTTAATATACACACCATCAAAAGACCTATCAGAAGATGCAAAAAGAACTCTTGAGATAGAACATATTAACAAGGTTATCATAGTTGGTGGTCCTGTAGCAGTAAGTAACAATGTAGAAAATAAATTAAAGTTGGATTTAAAGATAAAAACTGAAAGAGTTTGGGGGGAAACAAGAGTAGAAACCTCAGCAAAACTCTTCGAAAGATGGGTTAAAGAAGACCCAAAAATTGCAGAAAAAGTCGTCCTTGCAGAAGGATTTAATGAAAAAATAATCCCAGTTGCAGTTGGTTTTGATGCACCAGTGTTATACTACGCTCCAAATAAGGCAGAAATTGCTATTAATACATTAAAAACATTAAATGTAAAAATAGACAAAGCGGTAATTCTTGGAACTGAAGTGCCTAAAGAGGTAAAAGAAGTTTCAAAAATTAGTAAAACAGTAATGGTTGCATCAGATAAAGACCCAGCAAAAGTTATAAAAACTGCAATTAGTTTTGCCAAAGAAATAAACCCAGAAATTTCTAAAAAATCAGTTGCTGTAGTAGCATTTGAAAAAACTAATAATCCAATAATTAATGCAATACTTGAATTTGTAAAAGGAAATGTCGGCTCTATAGTACCAATCCCAACAGAAGATGATAAATCAATATCAAATATTATAAGTGGGGTAATCTCAATCAACACCAATGTAAATGTGTTTGGTGAATCTTCAACAATAATGGATAAAGTAGTTAATGTTATAACAAAAGTGTCAAAATCTGAAGGAGCAACTGTTTCTGTATCAACAACAACAGGTGTTACACCAGTTAGGCATGTTGGAAGTTCTGGAGGAAGCGCAACAACATCAACAACCCCACCAACCAAAACTGCAACATTAAACAGTGTAACTCTTGATGGAAATAGTATAACATTAAATACAAGTGAAGGAATAAAAACAGCAAATGTAAGCTATAGTTCTGGAAATAAAACAATAATTGCAGAGAAAATAAAAGAAAAGACAAATGATACTATTGATTCATTAGTTGACAGTATGGTTAATGACAATAACGTATACCCTGTAAACGCAACACTTAGTGGAGGAAATATAAAAGAAGGTAGCGATTCATGGTTAGTTGGTTTATGGAATAGCATAACTAAATTGTTCATTGGTATAATTCATGCAGTCCTTGGAGATGGCTCAGTAATAGATGATACAGTAGTATACAACGGAAACTTAGCAGGAAACATCATGCCTGGAAACTATGCAGGAAACTTGGCAGGAAACATCATGCCTGGAAACTATGCAGGAAACTTGGCAGGAAACTTAGCACCATTAAACAGCCAATAA